The following coding sequences lie in one Mycteria americana isolate JAX WOST 10 ecotype Jacksonville Zoo and Gardens chromosome 13, USCA_MyAme_1.0, whole genome shotgun sequence genomic window:
- the ASPHD2 gene encoding aspartate beta-hydroxylase domain-containing protein 2 isoform X2 yields the protein MVWVPLRTTRTDRRAPLRAPATRCTTMSLEWLMDWSWSLDGLRDFIATGIQSFRDCDATALAAVACLLVLFVWYCYHVGREQPRAYATVNALMQSAEANGVQNGYVYCHSPECVRCTHHDGLNQKLYHNLQEYAKRYSWSGMGRIHKGIREQGRYLNSRPSIQKPEVFFLPDLPTMPYFSRDAQKHDVELLERNFQTILCEFETLYKAFSNCSLPQGWKMNSTPSGEWFTFYLVNQGMCVPRNCRRCPRTYRLLGSLRTCIGNNVFGNACISVLSPGTVIAEHYGPTNIRIRCHLGLKTPSNCELVVGGEPQCWAEGRCLLFDDSFLHTAFHEEYLKCMISTRIDYLEPDPEEAGWLGNCLTVW from the exons ATGGTTTGGGTGCCTCTGAGGACCACGAGGACTGACCGCCGGGCCCCCCTGCGTGCACCCGCCACCCGCTGCACCACCATGTCTTTGGAGTGGCTGATGGACTGGAGCTGGTCCCTGGACGGACTCCGGGATTTCATCGCCACCGGCATCCAGTCTTTCCGGGACTGCGACGCCACCGCCCTCGCCGCCGTCGCCTGCCTCCTGGTCCTCTTCGTGTGGTACTGCTACCACGTGGGGCGGGAGCAGCCCCGCGCCTACGCCACCGTCAACGCCCTGATGCAGAGCGCCGAGGCCAACGGCGTGCAGAACGGGTACGTCTACTGCCACTCGCCCGAGTGCGTGCGCTGCACGCACCACGACGGGCTCAACCAGAAACTCTACCACAACCTGCAGGAGTACGCCAAGCGCTACTCCTGGTCCGGCATGGGCAGGATCCACAAGGGCATCCGTGAGCAGGGCCGCTACCTCAACAGCCGGCCGTCCATCCAGAAGCCAGAAGTCTTCTTCTTGCCAGACTTGCCGACCATGCCCTATTTCTCCCGGGACGCTCAAAAGCATGATGTGGAGTTGCTGGAACGCAACTTCCAGACCATCCTGTGCGAGTTTGAGACCCTCTACAAAGCTTTCTCAAACTGCAGCCTCCCACAAGGATGGAAAATGAACAGCACGCCCAGCGGGGAGTGGTTCACCTTCTACCTGGTGAACCAGGGCATGTGCGTGCCCAGGAACTGCAGGAGATGCCCACGGACGTACCGCTTGCTCGGGAGCCTTCGCACCTGCATTGGCAACAATGTCTTTGGGAACGCGTGCATCTCCGTGCTGAGCCCGGGCACCGTCATCGCCGAGCACTACGGACCCACCAACATCCGCATCCGCTGCCATCTAG GTCTGAAGACGCCCAGCAACTGCGAGCTGGTGGTGGGGGGCGAGCCTCAGTGCTGGGCTGAGGGCCGCTGCCTGCTCTTCGACGACTCCTTCCTGCACACGGCGTTTCACGAAG AATATCTGAAGTGCATGATTTCTACACGCATTGACTACCTGGAACCAGACCCTGAGGAAGCAGGCTGGCTTGGTAACTGTCTTACAGTTTGGTAA
- the ASPHD2 gene encoding aspartate beta-hydroxylase domain-containing protein 2 isoform X1 codes for MVWVPLRTTRTDRRAPLRAPATRCTTMSLEWLMDWSWSLDGLRDFIATGIQSFRDCDATALAAVACLLVLFVWYCYHVGREQPRAYATVNALMQSAEANGVQNGYVYCHSPECVRCTHHDGLNQKLYHNLQEYAKRYSWSGMGRIHKGIREQGRYLNSRPSIQKPEVFFLPDLPTMPYFSRDAQKHDVELLERNFQTILCEFETLYKAFSNCSLPQGWKMNSTPSGEWFTFYLVNQGMCVPRNCRRCPRTYRLLGSLRTCIGNNVFGNACISVLSPGTVIAEHYGPTNIRIRCHLGLKTPSNCELVVGGEPQCWAEGRCLLFDDSFLHTAFHEGPPEEGPRVVFMVDLWHPNVAAAERQALDFIFAPGR; via the exons ATGGTTTGGGTGCCTCTGAGGACCACGAGGACTGACCGCCGGGCCCCCCTGCGTGCACCCGCCACCCGCTGCACCACCATGTCTTTGGAGTGGCTGATGGACTGGAGCTGGTCCCTGGACGGACTCCGGGATTTCATCGCCACCGGCATCCAGTCTTTCCGGGACTGCGACGCCACCGCCCTCGCCGCCGTCGCCTGCCTCCTGGTCCTCTTCGTGTGGTACTGCTACCACGTGGGGCGGGAGCAGCCCCGCGCCTACGCCACCGTCAACGCCCTGATGCAGAGCGCCGAGGCCAACGGCGTGCAGAACGGGTACGTCTACTGCCACTCGCCCGAGTGCGTGCGCTGCACGCACCACGACGGGCTCAACCAGAAACTCTACCACAACCTGCAGGAGTACGCCAAGCGCTACTCCTGGTCCGGCATGGGCAGGATCCACAAGGGCATCCGTGAGCAGGGCCGCTACCTCAACAGCCGGCCGTCCATCCAGAAGCCAGAAGTCTTCTTCTTGCCAGACTTGCCGACCATGCCCTATTTCTCCCGGGACGCTCAAAAGCATGATGTGGAGTTGCTGGAACGCAACTTCCAGACCATCCTGTGCGAGTTTGAGACCCTCTACAAAGCTTTCTCAAACTGCAGCCTCCCACAAGGATGGAAAATGAACAGCACGCCCAGCGGGGAGTGGTTCACCTTCTACCTGGTGAACCAGGGCATGTGCGTGCCCAGGAACTGCAGGAGATGCCCACGGACGTACCGCTTGCTCGGGAGCCTTCGCACCTGCATTGGCAACAATGTCTTTGGGAACGCGTGCATCTCCGTGCTGAGCCCGGGCACCGTCATCGCCGAGCACTACGGACCCACCAACATCCGCATCCGCTGCCATCTAG GTCTGAAGACGCCCAGCAACTGCGAGCTGGTGGTGGGGGGCGAGCCTCAGTGCTGGGCTGAGGGCCGCTGCCTGCTCTTCGACGACTCCTTCCTGCACACGGCGTTTCACGAAG GTCCCCCGGAGGAGGGTCCTCGCGTGGTCTTCATGGTGGACCTGTGGCATCCCAATGTCGCTGCCGCGGAGCGCCAAGCCCTCGACTTTATCTTCGCCCCGGGACGATGA